The following proteins come from a genomic window of Azoarcus sp. PA01:
- the glnK gene encoding P-II family nitrogen regulator — MKFVTAIIKPFKLDEVREALSAIGVQGITVTEVKGFGRQKGHTELYRGAEYVVDFLPKVKIEAAIHPDLLDQAIEAIEKSATTGKIGDGKIFVFDLEQAIRIRTGETGPDAL, encoded by the coding sequence ATGAAATTCGTCACTGCGATCATCAAGCCGTTCAAACTCGACGAAGTGCGTGAAGCGCTCTCGGCGATCGGCGTGCAGGGCATCACCGTCACCGAAGTCAAGGGTTTCGGTCGCCAGAAAGGCCACACCGAGCTGTATCGCGGCGCGGAATACGTCGTCGATTTTCTGCCCAAAGTGAAGATCGAAGCGGCGATCCACCCGGATCTGCTCGACCAGGCGATCGAGGCGATCGAAAAATCGGCCACGACCGGCAAGATCGGCGACGGCAAGATCTTCGTTTTCGATCTCGAACAGGCGATCCGCATCCGCACCGGCGAAACCGGCCCCGACGCGCTGTAA
- the amt gene encoding ammonium transporter: MKKLFAMLPAALALGLAGGAALAQDAATTLAPAAEVAAAAPIVEKGDVAWIMTSTLLVLFMALPGLALFYGGLVRSKNMLSVLMQVMVVFSLIAVLWVFYGYSLAFTEASPFIGSLDKLFLAGVTPDTLADTFTENVKLPEYAFIAFQATFAGITGALVVGAFAERMKFSAVLVFSVIWFTLCYLPICHMVWGPGGLLLGDGALDFAGGTVVHVNAGVAGLVGAYMVGKRIGFGREALTPHSLTLTMVGASMLWVGWFGFNAGSNLEATSGAALAFINTLVATAAAVLAWSLGEALFKGRPSMLGAASGAVAGLVAITPACGSVGPMGAIVIGLLSGFVCLWGVNGLKRMLGADDALDVFGVHGVGGILGAILTGVFTAPSLGGTGAEDFSIAGQVWIQTYSVLITIAWSAVVAVIAYKVADLLVGLRVPEEEERQGLDVTAHGETAYHH; the protein is encoded by the coding sequence ATGAAGAAACTCTTTGCAATGCTGCCCGCGGCGCTTGCGCTCGGGCTGGCCGGCGGCGCGGCGCTCGCCCAGGACGCTGCAACGACCCTCGCACCCGCCGCCGAAGTCGCCGCGGCAGCGCCGATCGTCGAGAAAGGCGACGTCGCGTGGATCATGACCTCGACGCTGCTCGTGCTGTTCATGGCGCTGCCGGGCCTCGCGCTGTTCTACGGCGGCCTCGTGCGCTCGAAGAACATGCTGTCGGTGCTGATGCAGGTGATGGTGGTGTTCTCGCTGATCGCGGTGCTGTGGGTGTTCTACGGCTACTCGCTCGCGTTCACCGAAGCGAGCCCGTTCATCGGCTCGCTCGACAAGCTGTTCCTCGCCGGCGTCACGCCCGACACGCTCGCCGACACCTTCACCGAAAACGTCAAGTTGCCCGAGTACGCGTTCATCGCGTTCCAAGCGACGTTCGCCGGCATCACCGGCGCGCTCGTCGTCGGCGCGTTCGCCGAACGGATGAAGTTCTCGGCGGTGCTGGTGTTCTCGGTGATCTGGTTCACGCTGTGCTACCTGCCGATCTGCCACATGGTGTGGGGCCCGGGCGGGCTGCTGCTCGGCGATGGCGCGCTCGACTTCGCCGGCGGCACGGTCGTGCATGTCAACGCCGGGGTCGCGGGGCTCGTCGGCGCGTACATGGTCGGCAAGCGCATCGGCTTCGGCCGCGAAGCGCTGACGCCGCATTCGCTGACGCTGACGATGGTCGGCGCGTCGATGCTGTGGGTGGGCTGGTTCGGCTTCAATGCCGGCTCGAACCTCGAAGCGACGTCGGGGGCGGCGCTCGCGTTCATCAACACGCTGGTCGCGACCGCCGCCGCAGTGCTCGCGTGGTCGCTCGGCGAGGCGCTGTTCAAGGGCCGCCCGTCGATGCTCGGCGCCGCGTCGGGCGCGGTCGCCGGCCTCGTCGCGATCACGCCGGCGTGCGGTTCGGTCGGGCCGATGGGCGCGATCGTCATCGGCCTGCTCTCCGGCTTCGTCTGCCTGTGGGGCGTCAATGGCTTGAAGCGCATGCTCGGCGCGGACGACGCGCTCGACGTGTTCGGCGTGCATGGCGTCGGCGGCATCCTCGGCGCGATCCTGACCGGCGTGTTCACCGCGCCATCGCTCGGCGGCACCGGCGCCGAGGATTTCTCGATCGCTGGCCAAGTCTGGATCCAGACCTATAGTGTACTTATCACGATCGCGTGGTCGGCCGTCGTCGCGGTGATCGCCTACAAGGTCGCGGACCTCCTCGTCGGGCTGCGGGTGCCGGAAGAGGAAGAACGCCAGGGGCTCGATGTCACCGCCCATGGCGAGACGGCATACCACCACTGA
- a CDS encoding 2-oxoacid:ferredoxin oxidoreductase subunit beta gives MNDLSAPVALTKKDFESNQDVRWCPGCGDYAVLAQIQKLLPTLGIPRENFAFISGIGCSSRFPYYMDTYGMHSIHGRAPAIASGLKLARPELSVWVVTGDGDALAIGGNHFIHAMRRNIDLKVILLNNRIYGLTKGQYSPTSEMGKKTKSTPLGSIDRPFSPVALALGAGATFVARSVDTDLPHLASVLARAAAHKGTAFVEILQNCIVFNDGAYSTLTDKATRDDARVLLEDGKPLVFGKARDRGIRLRGMEPEVVALGEGGVAESELVVHDEKAAHSGLAFFLSQFDTPDLPVPLGVFRSVRKDSYDELNAQLHADTRAKKGDGRLAELLQGGETWTIG, from the coding sequence ATGAACGACTTGTCCGCACCCGTCGCGCTGACGAAAAAAGACTTCGAATCGAACCAGGACGTGCGCTGGTGTCCCGGTTGCGGCGACTACGCCGTCCTCGCGCAGATCCAGAAGCTCCTGCCCACGCTCGGCATCCCGCGCGAGAACTTCGCCTTCATCTCCGGCATCGGTTGTTCGAGCCGCTTCCCGTACTACATGGACACGTACGGGATGCACAGCATCCACGGACGCGCGCCGGCGATCGCGAGCGGGCTGAAGCTCGCGCGCCCCGAGCTGTCGGTGTGGGTCGTCACCGGCGACGGCGATGCACTGGCAATCGGCGGCAACCACTTCATCCACGCGATGCGCCGCAACATCGACCTGAAAGTGATCCTGCTCAACAACCGCATCTACGGGCTGACGAAAGGCCAGTATTCGCCGACTTCCGAAATGGGCAAGAAGACCAAGAGCACGCCGCTCGGCAGCATCGACCGGCCGTTCTCGCCGGTCGCGCTCGCGCTCGGCGCCGGTGCGACGTTCGTCGCCCGCTCGGTCGACACCGATCTGCCGCATCTCGCCTCGGTGCTCGCGCGCGCCGCCGCGCACAAGGGCACGGCGTTCGTCGAGATCCTGCAGAACTGCATCGTGTTTAACGACGGCGCGTATTCGACGCTGACCGACAAGGCGACGCGCGACGACGCGCGCGTGCTCCTCGAGGACGGCAAGCCGCTGGTGTTCGGCAAGGCGCGCGACCGCGGCATCCGTCTGCGCGGCATGGAGCCGGAAGTCGTGGCGCTCGGCGAAGGCGGCGTCGCCGAAAGCGAGCTCGTCGTGCATGACGAGAAAGCGGCGCACAGCGGCCTCGCGTTCTTCCTGTCGCAGTTCGACACGCCCGACCTGCCCGTCCCGCTGGGCGTATTCCGCTCGGTGCGCAAGGACAGCTACGACGAGCTCAACGCGCAGCTGCACGCCGACACGCGTGCGAAAAAAGGCGACGGCCGCCTCGCCGAGCTGCTGCAAGGCGGCGAAACCTGGACGATCGGGTAA
- a CDS encoding sigma 54-interacting transcriptional regulator, with translation MTKLQDASRADGADLRSRVHFCSDTGQIWLHEHRMLLVHAEAQASLRKELIDTLGITRARGLLLRMGYASGMRDAELVRTRAQDMTDMEIFMTGPRLHALEGNVGVVPIRVEFDRASGSFYGEFRWINSWEGQSHRRHFGTHDEPVCWTQIGYACGYTSAFMGRAILYKEVECVGMGDECCRIVGKPVEEWEDADEHMRFFAPESIADQLIDLQTQVVQLRSTIGEKNQIPGDMIGTSPGFRAALELLSQAAASPISVLLLGETGVGKELFARALHEMSTRRDRPLVAINCAAIPHDLVESELFGVEKGAYTGALVSRPGRFERADGGTLFLDEIGDLPLTAQSKLLRVLQEGEVERLGDDRVRKINVRLVAATNVGLPQLVKEGRFRADLYYRLNAYQINIPPLRERREDISVLAKHFLEKHAAINGKKLLGFTDKAKRALTTYAWPGNIRELQNTVERGVILAPHGTRIEVEHLFLSWGDEAREFGLDPDGKLDAGDGEAGKSICDAVCDGTLTLDQVEAMLIEAATDKARGNLSSAARMLGLSRPQLAYRLKRLHESGHARATPQPVREPGSVES, from the coding sequence ATGACCAAGCTCCAAGACGCGAGCCGCGCAGACGGCGCTGACCTGAGGTCACGCGTGCATTTCTGTTCCGACACCGGACAGATATGGCTTCATGAACACCGCATGCTGCTCGTGCATGCGGAAGCGCAGGCGTCCTTGCGCAAGGAACTGATCGACACGCTGGGCATCACCCGCGCGCGCGGGTTGCTGCTGCGCATGGGCTACGCTTCGGGGATGCGCGACGCCGAGCTCGTGCGCACCCGCGCGCAGGACATGACGGACATGGAAATCTTCATGACCGGACCGCGGCTGCATGCGCTCGAAGGCAACGTCGGCGTCGTGCCGATCCGCGTCGAGTTCGACCGCGCGTCCGGCAGCTTCTACGGCGAATTCCGCTGGATCAATTCGTGGGAAGGCCAGTCGCACCGCCGGCACTTCGGCACGCACGACGAGCCGGTGTGCTGGACGCAGATCGGTTACGCCTGCGGCTACACTTCGGCGTTCATGGGACGTGCGATCCTGTACAAGGAAGTCGAATGCGTCGGCATGGGCGACGAGTGCTGCCGCATCGTCGGCAAGCCGGTCGAGGAATGGGAAGACGCCGACGAGCACATGCGCTTCTTCGCGCCGGAGTCGATCGCCGACCAGTTGATCGACCTGCAGACGCAAGTCGTGCAGCTGCGCTCGACGATCGGCGAGAAGAACCAGATTCCCGGCGACATGATCGGCACTTCGCCGGGTTTTCGCGCCGCCCTCGAGCTGCTGAGCCAGGCAGCGGCGAGCCCGATCTCGGTGCTGCTGCTCGGCGAGACCGGAGTCGGCAAGGAACTGTTCGCGCGCGCGCTGCACGAGATGAGCACGCGCCGCGACCGTCCGCTCGTCGCGATCAATTGCGCGGCGATCCCGCACGATCTGGTCGAATCCGAGCTTTTCGGCGTCGAGAAAGGTGCCTACACCGGCGCGCTGGTGTCGCGCCCCGGGCGTTTCGAGCGCGCCGACGGCGGCACGCTGTTCCTCGACGAGATCGGCGATCTGCCGTTGACGGCGCAGAGCAAGCTGCTGCGCGTGCTGCAGGAAGGCGAAGTCGAGCGCCTCGGCGACGACCGGGTGCGCAAGATCAACGTGCGCCTCGTCGCCGCGACCAACGTCGGGCTGCCGCAGCTCGTCAAGGAAGGGCGCTTTCGCGCCGACCTTTACTATCGCCTCAACGCCTACCAGATCAACATCCCGCCGCTGCGCGAACGCCGCGAGGACATCTCCGTCCTCGCCAAGCATTTCCTCGAAAAGCACGCTGCGATCAACGGCAAGAAGCTGCTCGGGTTCACCGACAAGGCCAAGCGCGCGCTGACGACCTACGCGTGGCCCGGCAACATCCGCGAGCTGCAGAACACCGTCGAACGCGGCGTGATCCTCGCGCCGCACGGCACGCGCATCGAAGTCGAACACCTGTTCCTGTCGTGGGGCGACGAGGCGCGCGAGTTCGGGCTCGACCCGGACGGCAAGCTCGACGCCGGGGACGGCGAGGCCGGCAAGTCGATCTGCGACGCGGTGTGCGACGGCACACTGACGCTCGACCAGGTCGAAGCGATGCTGATCGAAGCGGCGACGGACAAGGCGCGCGGCAACCTGTCGTCCGCGGCGCGCATGCTCGGCCTGAGCCGCCCGCAGCTCGCGTACCGGCTCAAGCGGCTGCACGAAAGCGGCCATGCGCGGGCGACGCCGCAGCCCGTGCGCGAGCCGGGGAGCGTCGAATCTTGA
- a CDS encoding 2-oxoacid:acceptor oxidoreductase subunit alpha codes for MSEAGYTSEAEVESREACGSSETAGASNAHARAVEALDSVVIRFVGDSGDGMQLTGSEFSKAVAKAGHGFATHPDYPSEIRAPTGTLFGVSGYQIQYGSRQVFTSGDAPDALVAMNPAALKTNLADVKHGGIIIANTGAFADTNLAKAGYTSNPLEDGSLDGYRLFKIDISALTAAALRDSGLSKKEVGRCKNYFALGLMLCLYGRPIEDEIADVYEKFAQKPEFADANVNALRAGFAYADAAEIFAATYQVREAAATPGVYRSITGNHAAALGFVAASESSGVGLFLGSYPITPATDILHELSALKHFNVTTYQAEDEIAGICSTIGAAYGGALGLTTTSGPGMALKTEAMGLAVMLELPLVIVNVQRGGPSTGLPTKIEQSDLLQAIYGRNGECPIPVIAARSPADCFDCAIEAFRIAVKYMTPVILLTDGGIANAAEPWRIPDVASLPKVEVRYRTDPESFQPYARDENLARPWVRPGTPGMEHRVGGLEKDFLTGNISHDPLNHQRMVEVRAAKVAGTAQDIAPTTVEGPASGDLLVIGWGSTYGTIAQAREKAEAEGRSVAHVHLRHLNPLPPDLGELLGRYKTVLVPELNMGQLSKLLRERYLREVVPLNKVQGKPFKVSEIHDRILELS; via the coding sequence ATGTCAGAAGCCGGATACACGTCCGAGGCCGAAGTCGAGAGCAGGGAAGCCTGCGGCAGCAGCGAAACCGCCGGCGCATCGAACGCCCACGCACGGGCCGTCGAGGCGCTCGACAGCGTCGTGATCCGTTTCGTCGGCGACTCCGGCGACGGCATGCAGCTCACCGGTTCCGAATTCTCGAAAGCCGTCGCGAAAGCCGGCCACGGCTTCGCGACCCACCCCGACTACCCGTCCGAAATCCGCGCGCCGACCGGCACGCTGTTCGGCGTGTCCGGCTACCAGATCCAGTACGGGTCGCGCCAGGTGTTCACGTCCGGTGATGCGCCCGACGCGCTCGTCGCGATGAACCCGGCGGCATTGAAGACCAACCTTGCCGACGTCAAGCACGGCGGCATCATCATCGCGAACACCGGCGCGTTCGCCGACACGAACCTCGCGAAAGCCGGCTACACGAGCAATCCGCTCGAAGACGGCAGCCTCGACGGTTACCGGCTGTTCAAGATCGACATCTCGGCGCTGACCGCGGCGGCGCTGCGTGACTCGGGCCTGTCGAAGAAGGAAGTCGGCCGCTGCAAGAACTACTTCGCGCTCGGCCTGATGCTGTGCCTGTACGGCCGGCCGATCGAAGACGAGATCGCGGACGTTTACGAGAAGTTCGCGCAGAAGCCCGAATTCGCCGACGCCAACGTCAATGCGCTGCGCGCCGGCTTCGCGTATGCCGACGCTGCCGAGATCTTCGCCGCGACCTACCAGGTGCGCGAAGCGGCGGCGACGCCGGGCGTCTATCGCAGCATCACCGGCAACCACGCTGCGGCGCTCGGCTTCGTCGCCGCGTCCGAGTCGTCGGGTGTCGGACTTTTCCTCGGTTCGTACCCGATCACGCCGGCGACCGACATCCTGCACGAACTGTCCGCGCTGAAGCATTTCAACGTCACGACCTACCAGGCCGAGGACGAGATCGCCGGCATCTGCTCGACGATCGGCGCAGCTTACGGCGGCGCGCTCGGCCTGACGACGACTTCCGGCCCCGGCATGGCGCTGAAGACCGAAGCGATGGGCCTCGCGGTGATGCTCGAGCTGCCGCTGGTGATCGTGAACGTGCAGCGCGGCGGCCCGTCGACCGGCCTGCCGACGAAGATCGAGCAGTCCGACCTGCTGCAGGCGATCTACGGGCGCAACGGCGAATGCCCGATTCCGGTGATCGCCGCGCGCTCGCCGGCCGACTGCTTCGACTGCGCGATCGAGGCGTTCCGCATCGCCGTCAAATACATGACGCCGGTGATCCTCCTGACCGACGGCGGCATCGCGAACGCGGCCGAGCCGTGGCGGATTCCCGACGTCGCGAGCCTGCCGAAAGTCGAAGTGCGCTATCGCACCGATCCGGAAAGCTTCCAGCCGTACGCGCGCGACGAGAACCTCGCGCGCCCGTGGGTGCGCCCCGGCACGCCGGGCATGGAGCACCGCGTCGGCGGCCTGGAAAAGGACTTCCTCACCGGCAACATCTCGCACGATCCGCTGAACCACCAGCGCATGGTCGAAGTGCGCGCCGCGAAAGTCGCCGGCACCGCGCAGGACATCGCGCCGACGACGGTCGAGGGGCCGGCGTCCGGTGACCTGCTCGTCATCGGCTGGGGCAGCACCTACGGCACGATCGCGCAGGCGCGCGAGAAGGCCGAGGCCGAAGGCCGCTCGGTTGCGCACGTGCATCTGCGCCACCTCAACCCGCTGCCGCCGGACCTCGGCGAGCTGCTCGGACGCTACAAGACGGTGCTGGTGCCGGAACTCAACATGGGGCAACTCTCGAAGCTGCTGCGCGAACGCTACCTGCGCGAGGTCGTGCCGCTGAACAAGGTGCAGGGCAAGCCCTTCAAGGTCAGCGAAATCCATGACCGCATCCTCGAACTGAGCTGA
- a CDS encoding pyridoxamine 5'-phosphate oxidase family protein — MSAAAAREAALAYLQTHHVMTLATHGSDGPWAAAVFYVSDGFTLYFLSAPASRHAGALAAHARVAVTVQEDYADWPQIKGIQAEGLACEVSGDEEKRARRLYGDKYPVVGKLALAPAAIVKALAKVRWYRFVPERVYFIDNAAGFGHRDEIDCAG; from the coding sequence TTGAGCGCGGCAGCGGCGCGCGAAGCGGCGCTCGCGTACCTGCAGACGCACCACGTGATGACGCTCGCGACGCACGGCAGCGACGGCCCGTGGGCCGCGGCGGTGTTCTACGTCAGCGACGGCTTCACGCTGTATTTCCTGTCGGCGCCGGCGAGTCGCCACGCCGGCGCGCTTGCCGCGCATGCGCGGGTCGCGGTCACGGTGCAGGAAGACTACGCGGACTGGCCGCAGATCAAGGGCATCCAGGCCGAAGGGCTGGCGTGCGAAGTGTCGGGCGACGAGGAAAAGCGCGCGCGCCGGCTGTATGGCGACAAGTACCCGGTCGTCGGCAAGCTCGCGCTGGCGCCGGCGGCGATCGTCAAGGCGCTGGCGAAAGTGCGCTGGTACCGCTTCGTGCCCGAGCGCGTGTATTTCATCGACAACGCCGCCGGCTTCGGCCACCGCGACGAGATCGACTGCGCCGGCTGA